One genomic window of Desulfocurvus vexinensis DSM 17965 includes the following:
- a CDS encoding phage major capsid protein: MDEIKQLLEEQHKAFEEFKQANDDRLTAIERKGFAPADLEEKVARINEDLTRLGKDLADVAKKANRPGAGADGQDPMAREHKQVLGKYLRKGDDRDLAGVQRKAMATYSDPDGGYFLTEDMAQAIERTVSAMSALSGMAQTIAGNAAVYKKPVRTIGVSYAWRGEGENPSTTSTPKFSLLTFEAREVDAFPEVTNESLEDLGFNVEAFLMEEVALAFAEAEAEAFLTGNGISRPRGLLTYDAVANDSYVWGKLGYVLSGGSGAFASSNPSDKLIDLIHALKAQYRASGAFLLNDLTLAAIRKFKDGQGNYLWQPGLQAGVAGVLLGYPVRTDDYMPDVASGSLSIAFGDFKRAYLIYRRRGMRIIRDNITNKGFTSFWVTERFGGGVQNFEAVKLMKFSAS, translated from the coding sequence ATGGACGAGATCAAACAGCTGCTGGAAGAGCAGCACAAGGCGTTCGAGGAGTTCAAGCAGGCCAACGACGATCGTCTTACGGCCATCGAGAGGAAAGGCTTCGCTCCGGCCGACCTGGAGGAAAAGGTCGCCAGGATCAACGAGGACCTGACACGGTTGGGCAAGGACCTGGCCGATGTCGCCAAGAAGGCCAACCGGCCGGGTGCGGGAGCCGATGGCCAGGACCCCATGGCCCGGGAGCACAAACAGGTCCTGGGCAAGTACCTGCGCAAGGGCGACGACCGCGATCTGGCCGGGGTCCAGCGCAAGGCAATGGCCACCTACAGCGATCCCGACGGCGGCTATTTCCTCACCGAGGACATGGCCCAGGCCATCGAGCGCACCGTGAGCGCCATGTCCGCGCTCTCCGGCATGGCCCAGACCATCGCGGGCAACGCGGCCGTGTACAAGAAGCCCGTGCGCACCATCGGCGTATCCTACGCCTGGCGCGGGGAAGGCGAAAATCCGTCGACCACCTCGACGCCCAAGTTCAGCCTGCTGACCTTCGAAGCCCGGGAGGTGGACGCTTTCCCCGAGGTGACCAACGAGAGCCTGGAGGACCTGGGCTTCAACGTCGAGGCTTTCCTCATGGAGGAAGTCGCCCTGGCCTTTGCCGAGGCCGAGGCCGAAGCCTTCCTGACCGGCAACGGCATCTCCCGTCCGCGCGGACTGCTGACCTATGACGCCGTGGCCAATGATTCCTACGTCTGGGGCAAGCTCGGCTACGTGCTCTCCGGCGGCAGCGGCGCGTTCGCTTCCAGCAACCCCAGCGACAAGCTCATCGACCTGATCCACGCGCTCAAGGCCCAATACCGCGCGTCCGGGGCCTTTCTCCTGAACGACCTGACCTTGGCCGCCATCCGCAAATTCAAGGACGGCCAGGGCAACTACCTCTGGCAGCCGGGGCTGCAGGCGGGCGTCGCAGGCGTGCTCCTGGGCTATCCGGTGCGCACCGACGACTACATGCCCGACGTGGCCTCCGGGAGTCTGTCCATCGCCTTCGGCGACTTCAAAAGGGCCTACCTGATCTACCGCCGCCGGGGCATGCGCATCATCCGCGACAACATCACCAACAAGGGTTTCACCTCCTTCTGGGTGACCGAGCGCTTCGGCGGCGGCGTCCAGAACTTCGAGGCCGTGAAGCTCATGAAATTCTCCGCGAGCTAA